CTTCGCTCATAACCATGCTATATATCACGATAACCACAGTTATACCTGACTTAAACATAGCCATACGAGTTAAGGTAGCAAATACCACATTGTCGATGCTCAGGCGTAACACTGGAACCTGACTGCTAGACTGAAAAGCCAAATGCAAAAAAGGCCTTTGTGATGCAAACTTGCTACTATATAAACAACTTTGAGCAGGCAATTAGCATGGACCAATCAACCGCCGACCCCGACAAATGCGGAAAATCTCACACCAAGACTTGATGTAGGGAGCTGAAACCTGCTAGACCAGCTCCCAGTCCCCATCGATGAAGGGGACACCGTCGTCTGCACGGTCCTGCATTCAGAAATTTCACATGCTTAGAAACAAAACCTTTTCAGTATTACATTGAAGTTAACGTCAGAAGTGTACAAAAAGGAGAGAGAACCAAATCATGGAAGAGTAGCTGCATGTAAAAATATTCAGAGCAGTCATCCTGACAGTTAATGACTGGTTCATGTACCTAAAGATGCTAGTAGAAACAAGATTTTGTTTAAGTGACAACGTGTGACTGATTCATGTACATAAAGAGGCCTAGTCTATTTCTTATATACTAGGATTCATCCAAAACTGAATTATCAATATTTGTCCTTCTACTGCTGTTATAGGCATTCTCCACAAAACGACTGTTAATATTTGGTAGGCATATCATATGTCAAAGAAGATAAAAGGGTAGGATCATACCGGCCTAAACATGTCAACAACAATGTCATCCAGACCACCGCTGAGTCCTCTCTGCAGCCTACTTGTCCCCATGAGATTGTTGTTATAGTTTAGCTGACTACTAACAGCCTGCTGATCAATCCTGCCATCTTGGAGAGGAGGAACACCACCCCCTGAATTACCACCATCCAGTGTCTGCCTTGGAACAACAGAATTGTCTATGCGAAGGTTCGGCAATGAGGAGTTGATGCCTGAATTACTAAGAGCAAGGTTGTTATTCAGCATCTCTCTTGAGTTGGCGCTGCTTCCGTATGTGAACGGCACTGCTTCCTGATTGAACGGCATTGGAAGACCGGTGCTTGCTAGTGATGCTACTTGGCCCTGCATTTCATTTCCCAGCAAGGGAATCTGACTGGATGCTTCTGTAAAGCTTGAGAGAGGCTCAAGCTTGGGGGCATTCACACGCAGGTTTGGTTGGGACATGCTGTCCTTCTGACCAAGTTCATGAACGTTTGATGATGAAACTGCTGTTGGCCAGGTGGTGTTGCATCTTCCAAGATCTGGAAACTGGGGAGACTCGCCAACAAATGAGTTAAACGGGTCGGTAGAAGAAGAGTGCATCCGACCAAGGTGTTGCTGGTTGCTTGGCTCAAGAGAATGTAGTGGCAAGTTATTTGTTGGAACCAATGTTGTGCCATTTGATATGTTTGCAAAAGAGTTGCCAGAAAGACCAGTAGGAAAGCATTTGCTACTATCCTGCAGTGGCATATGAGCACCCCTGATCAGGTTACCATTGTTCATCCCACCAACATTGCCCAAGGAAGTGTTCAGATTATTCTGGGTGTGTCCGATCTGAAGTGACTGCGAAGGCAGCAAACCATGCATCCCAAATGCAGAAGGGGAGTTCATCCTTGCAAGAAGGTTGTTGGACTGTGAATGGTTAGGGGTTGGAACTGGCCGATATCTCCCATATGCATTGTACTGCCTGAAGGCTTCTAGTCCCATGTTAACATAAGCAGGATTCCTTCCTCCAAATGCAGCAGTAAGGTTAGCCTGCCTGCTTGCATCAGCACTAAGTCTTTTCAGATACAGCCGGTACTTCTGAAATAACAAACCAACAGGAGGGATTTATTAAATGTGCTTCTAATTGCaagaggaagaaaaattaaaatgcTGAAGAAAGCAAAGAAATTTATGGTCTTTACAAGGACATGAACTATATAACTTAACAAATATGCTATCAGATGCcacttttttgtttcttctgaAAGCATAATGAGCACATAAAGATAAGGTATTATGTTTGAACATTTCTAGATAAGGTGGAAAACAAAAATCAAGAAAATATAGTTCATATGAGTTCTGAACTACATTTACAAAAATGCAAACAAATCCTCTTTCAAGCTATAGTTTTCGAGCTTATAGCTGAATAATCAAAATGCACAAAAATTGCTCCGAAGATATCCCGTAATAAACATCACAGAAACATTATCAAAGAAATAAAAATGCAAGGTGAAACGTAGGACAATTAAACCTGCAAGTGACTCGCAACATTCTCCCTTGTGATGTTCTCAACATTCATGAGATCCAGTATTTTCTTTGGAACAGCCTCTGCAGTTATAAACACAAGTACATGCTATTATGATTTGAGAATAATAGAATTAATCTGGGAAAAATAATTAGTGAACATTCTGATAACTAAGATGAAACAAGAGCGCTTACTGTCAATGCCAAGCTGGTTGACAGCAGCCACAAACTTTCGGTGCAATTCAACAGACCACACAACCCTTGGCTTCTTCTGGGTCGACGAGTCTCCATTCTCATTACTATCATCAGAATCATCACCTTCGTCTCCATTATCATCCCTACCCTTGCGTGAAGTTCTCTTGTTGCGATTAACACCGCCATTGTCACCTTCAGCACTAGCCAACTGCAACTTTTTACCAGAATCATCGTTATCATTACCATGATTCTTGGCATCGGAACTCTTCCGCCTAACCACATGCTGCCATATTGTCCTCAACTGCTCAATACGCACTGGTTTCAGCAGGTAGTCACATGCTCCATGGGTGATACCCTTCATGACTGTTTGTGTCTCCCCATTTGCAGACAACACTGCATGATCATACATGGTCAGTTTCAGAACTTATACTACATTTTTATAAATGTAACGAAATTCAAACTGTGGGACTGTGGCCAGGTAATCAAAGAGAAATGCATACACAATCTTTATTGTACGTTGAACCTGAGGAAATAATTGACCTTCAGGTAATCAAAGAGAAATGCATACACAATGTTCATTGTACGTTGAACCTGCGGAAATAATTGAACTTCCTGCAGGAAACTAATTGGCGTTCATTACAATTGCAGACTTTGTCCTTTCTAACTCTTTTTTAGTGGTCACATGTTGGGTATACAGAAGTTTTCATGAGGTCCATCATTTTTTCCAAATTAATAAATCTCTTAATAAATTCAACCATGTCCGAGACGATGACGATGAATTTCTGAAATTCAATATAATGGGTCTTGTTTCCTAAATTCCACAGTTCAGCAGTCGAAGAGAGCTAAACCAAATTAGCCAGATACTGTACAGGATCTATTCATTCCACAATGATTTTCGAGCAATGCCATTTTTCAGATCATTGGCTGCAATAATGACACGAAGAGAAGTGGGGAAACAAGACTTACTAATGACTGGGAGGTCCATCTCGAGGCCCACAAGCTCGAGGAGCTTGAAACCATCCATGTCCGGCATGTGGACATCACTGATCACAAGGTCAAACTGGTCCTTCTTCTCCCTCAACAGCTTCAGGGCCGTGGCCGCCTGCCCAGTTGTTGTCACTGCGACATCACAAGCACATCAAATCAGACAAGTTTAGCGTACACAAGTCAAAGGAAGAACACATTTCGCATGCGAGTCAAATCTTCGTAGGAATCCCTCGCGCCCGGAAAAAAGAGAGCAGAAGAACATTCCACTGAAGAAAATCCAACCATGGAAAACGGAAATAGACAGGCAAAAACCTGCAGAACACAAGATTAGAGACCTAAAGAAATTAGACGGCTGGAGATCCAATCGACAGACCTTATGGCTAGAATATTATTCCAAATCAAGCCGTGCGTGAACACAAGATAAAATTCAATCTTTTCTAGAGCAGGAAAAATCTCATTATTTTCCAAGAAAAATGAAACCGAGCTTGACATGACATTACATAACAAAAATATTTCACCGCGAAACCAATAGGGCAAAAGGTGGGGCATAAAGTCAGGATTGCTATTTATGCGAATGCAAAACCAGGACCCCAGATATCTTTGTAATAACCTCCTTGCTACGCGAACAACGAAAACCAAATCAAGCAAAGAGCCAAATCGTAAAGAAAACAAAAACGGCACTGAAGGAACGATCCAATCAGAGGAGTAGGAATCCAAACATacagggaagagagagagagagagaaacag
This window of the Panicum virgatum strain AP13 chromosome 1K, P.virgatum_v5, whole genome shotgun sequence genome carries:
- the LOC120674210 gene encoding two-component response regulator ORR24-like, producing the protein MTVEEVKLQGKANGGHGARDQFPVGMRVLAVDDDPTCLKVLENLLLRCQYHVTTTGQAATALKLLREKKDQFDLVISDVHMPDMDGFKLLELVGLEMDLPVIMLSANGETQTVMKGITHGACDYLLKPVRIEQLRTIWQHVVRRKSSDAKNHGNDNDDSGKKLQLASAEGDNGGVNRNKRTSRKGRDDNGDEGDDSDDSNENGDSSTQKKPRVVWSVELHRKFVAAVNQLGIDKAVPKKILDLMNVENITRENVASHLQKYRLYLKRLSADASRQANLTAAFGGRNPAYVNMGLEAFRQYNAYGRYRPVPTPNHSQSNNLLARMNSPSAFGMHGLLPSQSLQIGHTQNNLNTSLGNVGGMNNGNLIRGAHMPLQDSSKCFPTGLSGNSFANISNGTTLVPTNNLPLHSLEPSNQQHLGRMHSSSTDPFNSFVGESPQFPDLGRCNTTWPTAVSSSNVHELGQKDSMSQPNLRVNAPKLEPLSSFTEASSQIPLLGNEMQGQVASLASTGLPMPFNQEAVPFTYGSSANSREMLNNNLALSNSGINSSLPNLRIDNSVVPRQTLDGGNSGGGVPPLQDGRIDQQAVSSQLNYNNNLMGTSRLQRGLSGGLDDIVVDMFRPDRADDGVPFIDGDWELV